A genomic stretch from Achromobacter spanius includes:
- a CDS encoding LysR substrate-binding domain-containing protein: MANDVTLRQLRYFAAAARTGRFSMAATDEHVSQSAVTNAVLALEAQLGVRLFDRHPHGVTLTPEGHNFHRRTQDILDSLDDAIREPGFQSYALRGSVRIAASYTVLGYFLPDLLARFRRRYPDVTLDLMDMDRPDIEAAVASGDVELGIALLSNVEKRDRFAHQVLVRSRRQLWTASGHPLLKASAPSLADIARYPYILLEVDEGERSMLGYWRTHGLTPDIALRTRSMEALRGLVAHGFGVTVLSDMVYRPWSLEGRKIEAVPITDAVPPMEAGLLWHPRAAMAKPAAAFRQFMMVACGV; the protein is encoded by the coding sequence ATGGCTAATGACGTCACCTTGCGGCAGCTTCGGTACTTCGCGGCGGCCGCCCGCACGGGCCGGTTTTCCATGGCAGCCACCGACGAGCACGTCTCGCAATCGGCCGTCACCAACGCCGTGCTGGCGCTGGAGGCGCAGTTGGGTGTGCGCCTGTTCGACCGTCACCCGCACGGGGTGACGCTGACGCCGGAAGGCCACAACTTTCATCGGCGCACGCAAGACATCCTGGATTCACTGGATGACGCCATCCGCGAACCCGGCTTCCAGAGTTATGCCCTGCGCGGATCGGTGCGCATCGCGGCCTCGTATACGGTGCTGGGCTACTTCCTGCCCGACCTGCTTGCCCGCTTCCGCCGCCGCTACCCCGACGTGACGCTGGACCTGATGGACATGGACCGGCCGGACATCGAAGCGGCCGTGGCCAGCGGCGATGTCGAGCTGGGCATTGCGTTGCTGTCCAACGTGGAAAAGCGCGATCGCTTCGCGCATCAGGTGCTGGTCCGTTCGCGGCGGCAGTTGTGGACGGCGTCGGGCCACCCCTTGCTGAAAGCGTCCGCGCCGTCCTTGGCCGACATCGCCCGCTATCCCTACATCCTGCTGGAAGTGGATGAAGGCGAACGATCCATGTTGGGCTACTGGCGCACGCACGGCTTGACGCCCGACATCGCGCTGCGCACGCGGTCGATGGAGGCACTACGCGGTCTGGTGGCGCACGGCTTCGGCGTGACCGTGCTGTCGGACATGGTGTACCGGCCCTGGTCGCTGGAAGGCCGCAAGATCGAAGCCGTGCCGATCACCGACGCGGTGCCGCCCATGGAAGCCGGCCTGCTGTGGCACCCGCGCGCGGCCATGGCCAAGCCCGCGGCGGCGTTCCGGCAGTTCATGATGGTGGCCTGCGGGGTGTGA
- a CDS encoding sigma-54-dependent Fis family transcriptional regulator: MPSQESLHTAHIREIEQVGRGRPTQRDAHVVRSWLRCLDQYQLDPAQACEAYIVPDGRLREHRQQSEALIRIARSGLDHLFRQVAGQNYVLLLADRQGVTVEFLGDPAQTSKLRKAGLYLGSEWSEPRAGTCAVGACLETGEALTIHQTDHFDNTHTPLSCTAAPIYNADGELAAVLDISLLSSPSLKTSQNLALHLVNSTTRRIELANLMARTRNEWVLRFARSPEFLDVDPEAAISLDGAGRILGMTHSGAKLLARAAGLDWRQPAGLIGQPVTRFFDVQLDDLAQYTRGHAPQDRLIVARDGNALFAHAIEPNRSTRGATVAVRGTPSALRGLDGGDARMAALQTRAAKLARQGLPILLQGETGVGKEYLARAIHEDSRRLGRFVAVNCAAIPESLIESELFGYLPGAYTGAAPKGRKGLIEESDGGTLFLDEIGDMPLALQSRLLRVLAESEVTPIGANAPRALRLALVSASHRDLGALVREGRFREDLYYRINAATLTVPALRERQDLDWLIARMLARHQDESGAPVLSPAALLALKAHAWPGNIRELANVIAVAAALCERGIIEPGDLPEALAPDGVVVSAEEVALRSTLESCAGNVSEVARRLGLDRSTVHRQMRRYGLGPRGRR, from the coding sequence ATGCCTAGTCAGGAATCCCTGCATACCGCCCACATCCGCGAGATCGAACAGGTGGGCCGGGGCCGCCCCACGCAGCGCGACGCGCATGTGGTGCGCAGTTGGCTGCGCTGCCTGGATCAGTATCAGTTGGACCCCGCGCAGGCTTGCGAGGCTTATATCGTGCCGGATGGCAGGCTGCGAGAACATCGGCAGCAATCCGAAGCGCTGATCCGCATCGCCCGCAGCGGGCTGGACCATCTTTTTCGGCAGGTGGCCGGCCAGAACTATGTGTTGCTGCTGGCCGACCGGCAAGGCGTCACCGTGGAATTCCTGGGTGACCCCGCGCAGACGTCCAAGCTGCGCAAGGCGGGCCTGTACCTGGGATCGGAATGGTCCGAGCCGCGCGCCGGCACCTGCGCGGTGGGAGCCTGCCTGGAGACGGGCGAGGCGCTGACCATTCACCAGACCGACCACTTCGACAACACCCATACCCCGCTGTCCTGCACCGCCGCGCCGATCTACAACGCCGACGGGGAACTGGCCGCCGTGCTGGACATTTCCCTGCTGAGTTCGCCCAGCCTGAAGACCAGCCAGAATCTGGCACTGCATCTGGTCAACAGCACGACGCGCCGCATCGAACTGGCCAACCTGATGGCGCGCACGCGCAACGAATGGGTGCTGCGCTTTGCGCGATCGCCCGAATTCCTGGACGTGGACCCGGAAGCGGCGATCTCGCTGGACGGCGCGGGACGCATCCTGGGCATGACACATTCAGGCGCCAAGCTGCTGGCGCGCGCGGCCGGGCTGGACTGGCGCCAACCGGCCGGCCTGATCGGCCAACCAGTCACCCGCTTTTTCGACGTGCAATTGGATGACCTGGCCCAATACACGCGCGGCCACGCGCCGCAGGACCGATTGATCGTCGCGCGGGATGGCAACGCGCTGTTTGCGCACGCCATCGAACCCAACCGTAGCACACGCGGCGCCACTGTCGCCGTGCGCGGCACTCCTTCCGCGCTACGTGGGCTGGACGGCGGCGATGCCCGGATGGCGGCCTTGCAGACGCGCGCCGCCAAGCTCGCCCGGCAGGGCCTGCCTATCCTGCTGCAGGGCGAGACCGGGGTGGGCAAGGAGTACCTGGCGCGCGCGATTCACGAAGACAGCCGACGGCTGGGCCGCTTTGTGGCGGTGAACTGTGCCGCCATTCCCGAGTCACTGATTGAAAGCGAGCTGTTCGGCTACCTGCCGGGCGCCTACACCGGCGCCGCGCCGAAGGGCCGCAAGGGCCTGATCGAAGAGTCCGATGGCGGCACGCTGTTCCTGGATGAGATCGGCGATATGCCGCTGGCGCTGCAAAGCCGACTGCTGCGCGTGCTGGCGGAATCCGAAGTCACGCCCATCGGCGCCAATGCGCCGCGCGCGCTGCGCCTGGCACTGGTGTCGGCCTCGCACCGCGACCTGGGCGCGCTGGTGCGCGAGGGACGTTTTCGTGAAGACCTTTACTACCGCATCAACGCCGCCACGCTGACCGTGCCCGCGCTGCGCGAACGGCAGGACCTGGACTGGTTGATTGCGCGCATGCTGGCGCGTCATCAAGATGAATCCGGCGCGCCCGTGCTGTCGCCGGCCGCATTGCTCGCGTTGAAGGCGCATGCGTGGCCCGGCAATATCCGCGAACTGGCCAACGTGATCGCCGTGGCCGCCGCGCTGTGCGAACGCGGCATCATCGAACCGGGCGACCTGCCGGAAGCGCTGGCGCCGGACGGCGTCGTGGTATCGGCCGAAGAAGTGGCGTTGCGATCCACACTGGAAAGTTGCGCGGGCAATGTGTCCGAAGTCGCGCGACGGCTAGGCCTGGACCGTTCCACCGTGCACCGCCAGATGCGGCGCTACGGGCTGGGTCCGCGCGGGCGGCGCTAG
- a CDS encoding NAD(P)/FAD-dependent oxidoreductase: MQTAPADAALDAVLARLNTALGNKDMAAIAGLFQDECYWRDLVLFSWNLRTFEGHAQIRDMLAQQLSQVEPVRFTRDEREASTDDGGLLQGWLNIDTNLARGYGHIRVKDGKIWTLLTTLSELKGHEEPSGTRRPLGAEHGSRRERQTWLEKREQEAAELGYTTQPYVLIIGGGQGGIALGARLRQLNVPTIIIEKNERAGDSWRKRYKSLCLHDPVWYDHLPYIPFPENWPVFAPKDKVGDWLEMYTKVMELNYWTSSVCESARYDEAKKEWEVTVLRDGKPVVLRPKQLVLATGMSGKPNVPRFAGQDEFQGEQQHSSQHPGPDAYRGKNVVVIGANNSAHDICAALWEGGANVTMVQRSSTHIVRSDTLMDIGLGGLYSEQALANGMTTRKADLTFASLPYKIMAQFQIPLYKQMRERDAEFYGKLEKAGFMLDWGDDGSGLFMKYLRRGSGYYIDVGACDLIIDGSVKLQSNTDVSHLARDAVVLKNGVTLPADLVVYATGYGSMNGWAADLISPEVADKVGKCWGLGSDTTKDPGPWEGEQRNMWKPTQQEGLWFHGGNLHQSRHYSQYLSLQLKARHAGLPVQVYGMQQVHHKR; the protein is encoded by the coding sequence ATGCAGACCGCCCCCGCCGACGCCGCTTTGGACGCGGTGCTCGCCCGTCTGAACACCGCGCTGGGCAACAAGGACATGGCCGCCATCGCCGGCCTGTTCCAGGACGAATGCTATTGGCGCGACCTGGTGCTGTTCAGTTGGAACCTGCGCACCTTCGAAGGCCATGCGCAGATCCGCGACATGCTGGCGCAACAACTGTCGCAGGTAGAGCCGGTGCGGTTCACTCGCGATGAGCGCGAAGCGTCGACCGACGACGGCGGCCTCTTGCAAGGCTGGCTGAACATCGACACCAACCTGGCGCGCGGCTACGGCCATATCCGCGTGAAGGACGGCAAGATCTGGACGCTGCTGACCACCCTGTCCGAACTCAAGGGCCATGAGGAACCCAGCGGCACGCGCCGCCCCCTGGGCGCCGAGCACGGCAGCCGCCGCGAGCGCCAGACATGGCTGGAAAAGCGCGAGCAGGAAGCCGCCGAACTGGGCTACACGACGCAGCCCTATGTGCTGATCATCGGCGGCGGGCAAGGCGGCATCGCGCTGGGCGCGCGGTTACGCCAACTGAACGTGCCGACGATCATCATCGAAAAGAACGAGCGCGCGGGCGATAGCTGGAGAAAGCGCTACAAGTCCTTGTGCCTGCACGACCCGGTCTGGTACGACCACCTGCCCTACATCCCCTTTCCCGAGAACTGGCCCGTGTTCGCCCCCAAGGACAAGGTGGGCGACTGGCTGGAGATGTACACAAAGGTGATGGAACTGAACTACTGGACGTCCAGCGTCTGCGAATCGGCGCGTTACGACGAAGCGAAGAAAGAATGGGAAGTTACCGTGCTGCGGGACGGCAAGCCCGTGGTGCTACGGCCCAAGCAGTTGGTGCTGGCCACCGGCATGTCTGGCAAGCCGAACGTGCCGCGCTTTGCTGGCCAGGACGAGTTCCAGGGCGAACAGCAACATTCCTCGCAGCACCCCGGCCCCGACGCCTATCGCGGCAAGAACGTGGTGGTGATCGGCGCCAACAACTCGGCCCACGACATCTGCGCGGCCTTGTGGGAAGGCGGCGCCAACGTGACGATGGTGCAGCGTTCGTCCACGCACATCGTCCGGTCGGACACCTTGATGGACATCGGCCTGGGCGGCCTGTATTCCGAACAGGCGCTGGCCAACGGCATGACCACGCGCAAGGCCGACCTGACGTTTGCGTCGCTGCCCTACAAGATCATGGCGCAGTTTCAGATTCCGCTTTACAAGCAGATGCGCGAACGCGACGCCGAGTTCTACGGCAAGCTGGAAAAAGCCGGCTTCATGCTGGACTGGGGTGACGACGGCTCGGGCCTGTTCATGAAATACCTGCGGCGCGGGTCGGGCTATTACATCGACGTGGGCGCCTGCGACCTGATCATCGACGGCAGCGTCAAGCTGCAATCCAACACCGATGTCAGTCACCTGGCGCGCGACGCCGTCGTGTTGAAGAACGGCGTGACCTTGCCGGCGGACCTGGTCGTGTACGCCACCGGCTACGGCTCGATGAACGGCTGGGCCGCCGACCTGATCAGCCCGGAGGTGGCCGACAAGGTCGGCAAGTGCTGGGGCCTGGGGTCGGACACCACCAAGGACCCCGGCCCCTGGGAAGGCGAACAGCGCAACATGTGGAAGCCGACCCAGCAGGAAGGGTTGTGGTTCCATGGCGGCAACCTGCACCAGTCGCGACACTATTCGCAGTATTTGTCGCTGCAACTGAAGGCGCGGCACGCGGGGTTGCCGGTGCAGGTGTACGGCATGCAACAGGTCCACCACAAGCGCTAA
- a CDS encoding GntR family transcriptional regulator has translation MSKVLTLPGAAPGDGETLSDHIFKKIQAAIVKGEIAPGSKISEPELARIHGVSRGPLREALHRLEGQRLLVRVPHAGARVVSLSPQELSELYEIRESLEGTACRLAAERMPPSEIAELREVLHAHERDAAFQAGVGYYQQEGDYDFHYRIVKGSGNQMLFRMLCDELYQLARMYRIQYSTTPNRPRQAYAEHHRILDAIADGDGELAEILMRRHIRASRINIEQQIAQSTLQRTEA, from the coding sequence ATGAGCAAAGTGCTGACCCTGCCGGGCGCTGCGCCCGGCGATGGCGAGACCTTGTCGGATCACATTTTCAAGAAGATCCAGGCCGCCATCGTCAAGGGCGAGATCGCCCCCGGCAGCAAGATTTCCGAGCCCGAGCTTGCGCGTATCCATGGCGTCAGCCGGGGTCCGCTGCGTGAAGCGCTGCATCGCCTGGAAGGCCAGAGGCTGCTGGTGCGCGTGCCGCATGCGGGCGCGCGGGTGGTGTCCTTGTCGCCGCAGGAATTGTCCGAGCTGTATGAAATCCGCGAGTCGCTGGAAGGCACCGCGTGCAGGCTGGCCGCCGAGCGCATGCCGCCGTCTGAAATCGCCGAGCTGCGCGAGGTCTTGCACGCGCACGAACGCGATGCCGCCTTTCAGGCCGGCGTGGGTTACTACCAGCAGGAAGGCGATTACGATTTCCACTACCGCATCGTCAAGGGCAGCGGCAACCAGATGCTGTTTCGCATGCTGTGCGACGAGCTCTATCAATTGGCGCGCATGTACCGCATCCAGTACTCGACCACGCCCAACCGCCCCCGGCAGGCCTACGCCGAACACCACCGCATTCTTGACGCCATTGCCGACGGCGATGGCGAGCTGGCCGAAATCCTGATGCGCCGCCATATCCGCGCGTCCCGCATCAACATCGAACAACAGATCGCGCAAAGCACGTTGCAGCGCACGGAGGCATGA
- the acnD gene encoding Fe/S-dependent 2-methylisocitrate dehydratase AcnD, with product MNHSYRKTLPGTRLDYFDARAAVEAIAPGAYAGLPYTSRVLAENLVRRCDPEMLTDALKQLIERRRDLDFPWFPARVVCHDILGQTALVDLAGLRDAIAEKGGDPAKVNPVVPVQLIVDHSLAVEFDGTDPDAFARNRAVEDRRNEDRFHFIDWTKQAFRNIEVVPPGNGIMHQINLERMSPVIYTQDGVAFPDTLVGTDSHTPHVDALGVIAIGVGGLEAENVMLGRASWMRLPDIIGVELTGRAQPGITATDVVLTLTEFLRKEKVVGAYLEFYGEGAASLTLGDRATISNMAPEYGATAAMFSIDQQTIDYLRLTGREDEQIALVETYAKTAGLWSDSLATAEYERVLRFDLSTVVRTLAGPSNPHRRLPVSDLAERGISGVVENEPGLMPDGAVIIAAITSCTNTSNPRNVIAAGLLARNARRAGLARKPWVKSSLAPGSKAVQLYLEEAGLLPDLEALGFGVVAFACTTCNGMSGALDPVIQQEIIDRDLYSTAVLSGNRNFDGRIHPYAKQAFLASPPLVVAYAIAGTIRFDIERDVLGVDASGKELRLKDIWPSDEEVDAMVKAAVKPEQFRKVYAPMFGIQEDRKAGVSPLYDWRAQSTYIRRPPYWEGALAGERTLRGMLPLAVLGDNITTDHLSPSNAILMDSAAGEYLHKMGLPEEDFNSYATHRGDHLTAQRATFANPKLFNEMVTNDDGTVKQGSLARVEPEGREMRMWEAIETYMERKQPLIIVAGADYGQGSSRDWAAKGVRLAGVEAIVAEGFERIHRTNLIGMGVLPLEFKPGVNRKTLALDGTESYDVIGERKPRADLTLVIHRRNGETVQVPVTCRLDTAEEVSIYDAGGVLQRFAQDFLEAESVAGATKKAG from the coding sequence ATGAACCATTCGTACCGCAAGACCCTGCCCGGCACCCGCCTGGATTATTTCGACGCGCGCGCCGCCGTCGAAGCCATCGCACCCGGCGCCTACGCCGGCCTGCCCTATACGTCGCGCGTGCTGGCCGAAAACCTGGTGCGCCGCTGCGACCCGGAGATGTTGACCGACGCGTTGAAGCAGTTGATCGAACGCCGCCGCGACCTGGACTTTCCGTGGTTTCCCGCGCGCGTGGTCTGTCATGACATCCTGGGCCAGACCGCGCTGGTGGACCTGGCGGGCCTGCGCGACGCCATCGCCGAGAAAGGCGGCGACCCGGCCAAGGTGAACCCCGTGGTGCCGGTGCAGTTGATTGTCGACCACTCGCTGGCGGTTGAATTCGATGGCACCGACCCCGACGCCTTTGCCCGCAACCGCGCGGTGGAAGACCGCCGCAACGAAGACCGCTTCCATTTCATCGACTGGACCAAGCAGGCCTTTCGCAATATCGAAGTCGTTCCGCCGGGCAACGGCATCATGCACCAGATCAACCTGGAGCGGATGTCGCCCGTGATCTACACGCAAGACGGCGTGGCGTTTCCCGATACGCTGGTCGGCACCGACAGCCACACGCCGCACGTGGATGCGCTGGGCGTCATCGCCATTGGCGTGGGCGGCCTGGAAGCCGAAAACGTGATGCTGGGCCGCGCGTCGTGGATGCGCCTGCCGGACATCATCGGCGTTGAGCTCACCGGCCGCGCGCAACCCGGCATCACCGCCACCGACGTGGTGTTGACCCTGACCGAATTCCTGCGCAAAGAGAAGGTGGTGGGCGCGTATCTGGAGTTCTACGGCGAAGGCGCCGCCAGCCTGACCTTGGGCGACCGCGCCACCATCTCGAACATGGCGCCGGAATACGGCGCGACGGCCGCGATGTTCTCGATTGACCAGCAGACCATCGACTACCTGCGCCTGACCGGCCGCGAAGACGAACAGATTGCGCTGGTGGAAACCTATGCCAAGACGGCGGGCCTGTGGTCCGACAGCCTGGCGACCGCCGAATACGAGCGCGTGCTGCGCTTTGATCTGTCGACCGTGGTGCGCACGCTGGCCGGTCCGTCCAACCCGCACCGCCGCCTGCCGGTGTCCGACCTGGCCGAGCGCGGTATTTCTGGCGTGGTGGAAAACGAGCCGGGCTTGATGCCTGACGGCGCCGTCATCATTGCCGCCATCACCAGCTGCACCAACACCAGCAACCCGCGCAACGTGATCGCCGCCGGCCTGCTGGCGCGCAACGCGCGCCGCGCCGGCCTGGCCCGCAAGCCCTGGGTGAAGAGCTCGCTGGCGCCCGGCTCCAAGGCCGTGCAGTTGTACCTGGAAGAAGCCGGGCTGCTGCCCGATCTGGAAGCGCTGGGGTTTGGCGTGGTGGCGTTTGCCTGTACCACGTGCAACGGCATGTCGGGCGCGCTGGACCCGGTCATCCAGCAAGAAATCATCGACCGCGATCTTTATTCCACCGCCGTGCTGTCCGGCAACCGCAACTTCGACGGTCGCATCCATCCGTACGCCAAGCAGGCGTTCCTGGCCTCGCCGCCGTTGGTGGTGGCCTACGCGATTGCCGGCACCATCCGTTTCGACATCGAACGCGATGTGCTGGGTGTGGATGCCAGCGGCAAGGAACTTCGCCTGAAAGACATCTGGCCCAGCGACGAAGAGGTTGACGCCATGGTGAAGGCGGCGGTCAAGCCCGAGCAATTCCGCAAGGTCTATGCGCCGATGTTCGGCATTCAGGAAGACCGCAAGGCAGGCGTCAGCCCGCTGTACGACTGGCGTGCGCAAAGCACCTACATTCGCCGTCCGCCGTACTGGGAAGGCGCGCTGGCGGGTGAACGCACGCTGCGCGGCATGCTGCCGCTGGCGGTGCTGGGCGACAACATCACCACCGACCACCTGTCGCCGTCCAACGCCATCCTGATGGACAGCGCGGCGGGCGAATACCTGCACAAGATGGGTCTGCCCGAAGAAGACTTCAACTCGTACGCCACCCATCGCGGCGACCACCTGACCGCGCAACGCGCCACCTTCGCCAACCCCAAGCTCTTCAACGAGATGGTGACGAACGACGACGGCACGGTGAAGCAGGGCTCATTGGCGCGCGTGGAACCGGAAGGCCGCGAGATGCGCATGTGGGAAGCCATCGAAACGTATATGGAACGCAAGCAGCCGCTGATCATCGTGGCGGGCGCCGATTACGGCCAGGGTTCGTCGCGTGACTGGGCCGCCAAGGGCGTGCGGCTGGCGGGCGTGGAAGCCATTGTGGCCGAAGGGTTTGAACGCATCCACCGCACCAACCTGATCGGCATGGGCGTCCTGCCGCTGGAATTCAAGCCCGGCGTGAACCGCAAGACGCTGGCGCTGGACGGCACCGAAAGCTATGACGTCATCGGCGAACGCAAGCCGCGTGCCGACCTGACGCTGGTCATCCACCGCCGTAACGGCGAGACCGTGCAGGTGCCGGTGACCTGCCGCCTGGATACGGCCGAAGAAGTCTCCATCTACGACGCCGGCGGCGTGCTGCAACGCTTTGCGCAAGACTTCCTGGAAGCCGAATCCGTGGCGGGCGCCACCAAGAAGGCCGGCTGA
- the prpF gene encoding 2-methylaconitate cis-trans isomerase PrpF, with amino-acid sequence MAHAPQTKIAATYMRGGTSKGVFFKLDDLPESARVPGPARDALLLRVIGSPDPYGKQIDGMGAATSSTSKSVIVGKSTQPDHDVDYLFGQVSIDQPFVDWSGNCGNLSAAVGPFAITNGLVDPARVPDNGVAVVRIWQANIKKTIIAHVPMTDGAVQETGDFELDGVTFPAAELQLEFMDPAEDGDGGSMFPTGNLVDDLEVPGIGTFKATMINSGIPTIFLDAAALGYTGTELQDDINSDTAALARFETIRAHGALRMGLIEKLEDAASRQHTPKVAFVAPPKAYVSSSGKQISADNIDVLVRALSMGKLHHAMMGTASVAIATAAAVPGTLVNLAAGGTERDNVNFGHPSGTLRVGAQAQLVDGEWKVTKAIMSRSARVLMEGRVHVPRQGF; translated from the coding sequence ATGGCTCATGCTCCCCAGACCAAGATTGCCGCCACCTACATGCGTGGCGGCACCAGCAAAGGCGTGTTCTTCAAGCTTGACGACCTGCCCGAATCCGCGCGCGTGCCCGGCCCCGCGCGCGACGCGCTGCTGCTGCGCGTGATCGGCAGCCCCGACCCGTACGGCAAGCAGATCGACGGTATGGGCGCGGCCACGTCCAGCACCAGCAAGAGCGTGATCGTGGGCAAGAGCACGCAGCCGGACCACGACGTGGACTACCTGTTTGGCCAGGTCTCCATCGACCAGCCGTTCGTGGACTGGAGCGGCAACTGCGGCAACCTGTCGGCCGCCGTCGGCCCGTTTGCCATCACCAACGGCCTGGTGGACCCGGCGCGCGTGCCCGACAACGGCGTGGCCGTGGTGCGCATCTGGCAGGCCAACATCAAGAAGACCATCATTGCGCACGTACCCATGACCGATGGCGCGGTGCAGGAAACCGGCGATTTCGAGCTGGACGGCGTGACCTTTCCCGCCGCCGAGCTGCAACTGGAATTCATGGACCCGGCCGAAGACGGCGACGGCGGCTCGATGTTCCCCACCGGCAATCTGGTGGACGACCTGGAGGTGCCGGGCATCGGCACGTTCAAGGCCACTATGATCAATTCCGGCATCCCGACCATCTTCCTGGACGCGGCCGCGCTGGGTTACACCGGCACGGAATTGCAGGACGACATCAACAGCGACACCGCCGCCTTGGCCCGCTTTGAAACCATTCGCGCGCACGGTGCGCTGCGCATGGGCCTGATCGAAAAACTGGAAGACGCCGCCAGCCGCCAGCACACGCCGAAGGTCGCGTTCGTTGCGCCGCCCAAGGCCTATGTTTCATCCAGCGGCAAGCAGATCAGCGCCGACAACATCGACGTGCTGGTGCGCGCGCTGTCCATGGGCAAGCTGCACCACGCGATGATGGGCACGGCATCGGTGGCCATCGCCACCGCCGCCGCCGTGCCCGGCACCTTGGTCAACCTGGCCGCCGGCGGCACCGAACGCGACAACGTCAACTTCGGCCACCCCTCCGGCACGCTGCGCGTGGGCGCGCAAGCGCAGTTGGTGGACGGCGAATGGAAAGTCACCAAGGCCATCATGAGCCGCAGCGCGCGGGTGTTGATGGAAGGCCGCGTGCACGTGCCACGGCAGGGGTTCTAA
- a CDS encoding type II toxin-antitoxin system PrlF family antitoxin: MPATLEIESTLTDRYQTTIPDTVRKALGLSKRDKLHYSIRPGGEVLLTRADTSNDDDPAISAFLTFLAQDITAHPDRLQALPASLADSLRDLASKVGQLDLNAPLSEADE; the protein is encoded by the coding sequence ATGCCTGCGACCCTGGAAATTGAATCGACCCTGACTGACCGCTACCAAACCACCATTCCCGATACCGTGCGCAAAGCGCTCGGGCTCAGCAAACGCGACAAGCTTCACTACAGCATCCGGCCCGGCGGAGAAGTCCTTTTGACGCGTGCCGACACGTCGAACGACGACGATCCGGCCATCTCTGCCTTCCTGACCTTTCTTGCGCAGGACATCACCGCGCACCCTGATCGCCTGCAAGCCCTTCCCGCCAGCTTGGCGGATTCCTTGCGCGACCTGGCTTCGAAGGTGGGTCAGCTGGATCTGAATGCACCGCTGTCCGAGGCGGACGAATGA
- a CDS encoding type II toxin-antitoxin system YhaV family toxin: MSAKAGAVSIHGWTIYLHPLFRQQLEQLASQVAAQRAKDPDGYTKRNAAKRLAAITKLAFEIIPEDPSRLEYRQGGTLGAHHKHWFRAKFFQQYRLFFRYHAASKVIVFAWVNDENTKRAYGHDDDAYQLRANTRNPHFYPVF, translated from the coding sequence ATGAGCGCCAAAGCAGGCGCGGTCAGCATCCATGGCTGGACGATTTACCTGCATCCTCTGTTTCGCCAACAACTGGAACAGCTAGCCAGCCAAGTGGCCGCGCAGCGCGCCAAAGATCCTGACGGTTATACAAAACGCAATGCCGCCAAGCGTCTCGCGGCCATCACGAAGCTGGCATTCGAGATCATCCCCGAAGATCCCAGCCGGCTGGAATACCGGCAAGGCGGCACACTGGGCGCGCACCATAAGCACTGGTTTCGCGCCAAGTTTTTTCAACAATACCGCTTGTTTTTCCGTTACCACGCTGCCAGCAAAGTGATTGTCTTTGCCTGGGTGAACGACGAGAACACCAAACGCGCCTATGGGCATGACGATGACGCGTATCAACTGCGAGCAAACACTCGCAACCCCCATTTTTACCCGGTTTTTTAG